A region of the Acidimicrobiales bacterium genome:
GCGCCTTGGCATCGTCGACCAGAGCCCGAGCGGCTTCGAGGTTCTTGCCCTGAACCTTGAACCCACCCATGGCGTGAAAGGACTGAGGGGTCAGGCCGAGGTGTCCCATCACCGGGATCTCCGCGTCGATGATCGCCTCGATCACCGGAACCCGCTTGTGCCCCCCCTCGAGCTTCACCGCCTGAGCCCCCGCCCGAATGAGCGCCGCCGCGTTGCGTACCGCGTCCGGCGAACCGGTGTGGTAGCTCAGCCACGGAAGGTCGGCCACGACCATGGGTTGGGGCTTTGCTCGGGCGACGGCGGCGACGTGGTGAGCCATGTCGTCGACGGTCACCTGGAGGGTGTCGTCGTAGCCGAGCACCACCATCGCCAGCGAGTCGCCGACGAGAATCAGGTCCACGCCAGCAGCGTCGGCGACCCGGGCGGTAGGTGCGTCGTAGGCGGTCACCATCACCAGGGGCTCGCCGCTTGC
Encoded here:
- the panB gene encoding 3-methyl-2-oxobutanoate hydroxymethyltransferase, with protein sequence MATKQTAPSIRARKASGEPLVMVTAYDAPTARVADAAGVDLILVGDSLAMVVLGYDDTLQVTVDDMAHHVAAVARAKPQPMVVADLPWLSYHTGSPDAVRNAAALIRAGAQAVKLEGGHKRVPVIEAIIDAEIPVMGHLGLTPQSFHAMGGFKVQGKNLEAARALVDDAKALEAAGCFSIVLEGIPDVVAQLVTESVAVPTIGIGAGVHCDGQVLVFHDVLGFDDRPAPKFVRRYAALKADAVAGLEAWAADVRSGRFPGEDETYHLNTDMAAELAPAISLY